In Desulfosporosinus sp. Sb-LF, one DNA window encodes the following:
- the hpt gene encoding hypoxanthine phosphoribosyltransferase, which produces MEEYIEKVLISREDLSKRVAELGAQITRDYEGKKILVLGILKGAVPFMADLIREIKLPLAYDFMALSSYGASTQSSGVVRILKDLERSVEDVHILIAEDIVDTGLTLKYLKENLKARNPLSVKVVTLLDKAARRQADVFPDYNGFSIPDEFVVGYGLDFNEEYRNLPYVGVLKQEAYEII; this is translated from the coding sequence ATGGAAGAATATATTGAGAAGGTTTTAATCTCACGAGAAGATCTTTCAAAACGCGTTGCTGAACTAGGGGCTCAAATAACTAGAGATTACGAAGGAAAGAAAATTTTGGTTCTCGGAATTCTGAAAGGTGCAGTTCCTTTTATGGCGGACCTCATCCGAGAGATCAAATTGCCTTTGGCGTATGACTTTATGGCACTATCTAGCTATGGGGCGTCAACGCAATCTTCTGGCGTGGTGCGAATTCTCAAAGATTTAGAACGTAGTGTCGAAGATGTGCATATTTTGATCGCTGAGGATATCGTGGATACAGGATTGACGCTAAAATACTTAAAGGAGAACCTAAAAGCGCGAAATCCCTTGAGCGTGAAGGTGGTTACCTTATTAGACAAAGCAGCTCGACGTCAAGCAGATGTTTTTCCAGACTACAATGGATTTTCGATTCCCGATGAATTTGTAGTGGGGTATGGTTTGGACTTCAACGAAGAATATCGCAATCTGCCCTATGTTGGTGTGTTAAAACAGGAAGCCTATGAGATTATCTAA
- a CDS encoding ferritin-like domain-containing protein produces MDDKLIFRLKEFYTLETFQVAFYETQVSASTDEYYNKAFEKMVQIERGHADFFAQVLEKAQIEVPTFVGSIFKLAGNFVGEMVGSTGPDNTCKLGVALENKAIETYRTFIMESKSKHYTELRTTLMEYLLDEEFHTLWLSDYMTHRIPAERQSNR; encoded by the coding sequence ATGGATGACAAATTAATTTTTCGCCTTAAAGAATTCTATACCTTAGAAACGTTTCAGGTAGCTTTTTACGAAACGCAGGTTTCAGCATCGACCGACGAATACTATAACAAGGCATTCGAAAAAATGGTCCAAATTGAAAGAGGCCACGCGGATTTTTTCGCCCAAGTTTTAGAAAAGGCACAAATCGAGGTCCCCACCTTTGTAGGATCGATATTTAAATTAGCTGGAAATTTTGTCGGTGAAATGGTAGGCTCCACTGGCCCTGATAATACTTGCAAGCTAGGCGTAGCCCTGGAAAACAAGGCAATAGAAACGTATCGAACCTTTATTATGGAGAGTAAAAGTAAGCATTACACTGAACTTCGGACGACACTCATGGAATATCTTCTTGATGAAGAATTTCATACACTATGGCTTAGTGACTACATGACCCATCGTATACCGGCAGAGAGACAATCGAATCGTTGA
- a CDS encoding DUF2892 domain-containing protein, whose amino-acid sequence MQLEFQRNLGVKDRAIRIVIGLVLLSLVMMRIAQGWMYPAAIYLAGIIIFEATIGY is encoded by the coding sequence GTGCAACTTGAGTTTCAAAGGAATCTTGGCGTAAAGGATCGGGCCATTCGCATTGTAATTGGGTTAGTTCTATTAAGTTTAGTTATGATGCGTATCGCCCAGGGTTGGATGTACCCCGCTGCTATTTACCTTGCTGGTATTATCATTTTCGAGGCTACGATAGGCTACTGA
- a CDS encoding LysM domain-containing protein: MSTSFSPSVLWPEGLFLFFAQALRNHLWHNLECSQKEGVYSMYHHVRKGETLHHIARHHRTHVHHLISLNPHIKNPHLIYPGQKIRVHK, translated from the coding sequence ATGTCGACATCATTTAGTCCTTCCGTTTTATGGCCGGAGGGACTTTTTTTATTTTTTGCACAAGCACTAAGAAATCATCTTTGGCATAATCTGGAGTGTAGTCAAAAAGAGGGGGTTTATAGTATGTATCATCATGTACGCAAAGGTGAAACTCTGCATCATATAGCTAGACATCACAGGACACACGTTCATCATCTGATTTCCTTGAATCCACACATTAAGAATCCGCATCTGATTTATCCTGGCCAAAAAATTAGAGTTCATAAATAG
- the groL gene encoding chaperonin GroEL (60 kDa chaperone family; promotes refolding of misfolded polypeptides especially under stressful conditions; forms two stacked rings of heptamers to form a barrel-shaped 14mer; ends can be capped by GroES; misfolded proteins enter the barrel where they are refolded when GroES binds) has protein sequence MAKQIIFNQDARHALERGVNALAEAVRVTLGPKGRNVVLDKKFGSPLITNDGVTIARDIELEDPFENMGAQLVKEVATKTNDVAGDGTTTATVLAQAIIREGLKNVAAGANPMGIKRGIELAVEAVVADIKANAKLVETSEAIAQVASISASDNNIGQLIAQAMEKVGKDGVITVEEAKGMTTELEVVEGMQFDRGYISPYMITDTEKMEAILNDPFILITDKKISAIQDVLPVLEKVVQAGRQLMIIAEDIDGEALATLVVNKLRGTFVCVGVKAPGFGDRRKAMLEDIAVLTGGTVITEDLGLKLENTTIDMLGRSRQVRVTKEETTLIEGSGNTEDIKKRVEAIKRQVEDTTSDFDREKLQERLAKLAGGVAVIQVGAATETEMKEKKLRIEDALAATRAAVEEGIVSGGGTTLVDAVHALDQLNLVGDEKTGVDIIRRALEEPLRQIANNAGHEGSVVVEKVRSSARGTGFNALTEVYEDMIAAGIVDPAKVTRSALQNAGSIAAMLLTTECLVSDIPSKDGGAAGMPGMGGMGGMGGMM, from the coding sequence TTGGCAAAACAAATTATTTTCAATCAAGATGCACGTCACGCTCTAGAACGTGGTGTCAATGCTCTTGCTGAAGCTGTTCGTGTAACCCTAGGACCTAAAGGTCGGAATGTAGTCCTTGACAAAAAATTCGGATCTCCTCTGATTACGAACGACGGTGTAACAATTGCCCGTGACATCGAATTAGAAGATCCGTTTGAAAATATGGGAGCACAACTTGTTAAAGAAGTGGCTACCAAAACTAATGATGTGGCCGGAGACGGGACAACGACGGCGACTGTTTTGGCACAAGCCATCATTCGTGAAGGTCTTAAGAATGTCGCAGCTGGTGCAAATCCAATGGGCATTAAGCGTGGGATTGAGCTAGCAGTCGAAGCTGTTGTTGCAGACATCAAAGCTAATGCAAAACTCGTTGAGACAAGTGAGGCCATTGCTCAAGTAGCCTCGATCTCTGCCAGCGACAATAATATTGGCCAACTTATTGCTCAGGCCATGGAGAAAGTCGGTAAAGACGGCGTAATCACGGTTGAAGAAGCTAAAGGTATGACGACCGAACTCGAAGTGGTTGAAGGAATGCAATTTGACCGCGGATATATTTCTCCTTACATGATTACTGATACTGAAAAAATGGAAGCTATACTTAATGATCCTTTCATCCTGATTACAGACAAGAAGATTAGTGCAATTCAAGATGTCTTACCAGTGTTGGAAAAAGTAGTACAAGCGGGTCGACAATTGATGATCATTGCTGAAGACATTGATGGGGAAGCACTGGCAACCCTCGTTGTCAATAAGCTTCGCGGAACGTTCGTATGTGTTGGAGTGAAAGCACCAGGCTTTGGCGATCGCCGTAAAGCGATGCTTGAAGATATTGCCGTACTCACAGGTGGAACAGTCATCACTGAGGATCTTGGCTTAAAACTGGAAAACACCACCATTGATATGCTGGGACGATCCCGTCAAGTTCGTGTCACTAAAGAAGAAACCACGCTCATTGAAGGATCTGGTAATACAGAGGACATCAAGAAACGTGTAGAAGCTATTAAAAGACAAGTCGAAGATACCACGTCAGACTTTGATCGTGAGAAGCTCCAAGAACGTTTAGCAAAATTAGCCGGCGGTGTTGCGGTTATTCAAGTCGGTGCAGCAACTGAAACAGAAATGAAGGAGAAAAAACTCCGCATTGAAGATGCCCTCGCTGCGACCCGTGCCGCTGTTGAAGAAGGAATTGTTTCCGGCGGTGGTACGACTTTGGTTGATGCCGTTCACGCTCTGGATCAACTCAACCTAGTTGGTGACGAGAAAACGGGTGTTGATATCATTCGTCGTGCTCTCGAAGAGCCCCTCCGTCAAATTGCCAACAACGCTGGTCACGAAGGTTCTGTCGTCGTTGAGAAAGTTCGTTCCTCTGCAAGAGGCACTGGCTTCAATGCACTAACTGAAGTGTATGAAGACATGATTGCCGCTGGTATTGTTGACCCAGCGAAAGTCACACGTTCGGCCCTGCAAAATGCAGGTTCCATCGCTGCTATGCTCCTAACCACTGAGTGTTTGGTTTCCGACATTCCATCAAAAGATGGCGGAGCTGCTGGCATGCCTGGAATGGGTGGCATGGGCGGAATGGGCGGCATGATGTAA
- the groES gene encoding co-chaperone GroES, giving the protein MNIKPLADRVIIKALPMEEKTKSGIIMPDTAKEKPQEGEVVAVGPGKMEKGTRLALDVKVSDRVIYSKYAGTEVKYDGEEYLILKEADILAIIG; this is encoded by the coding sequence ATGAACATTAAACCTCTCGCAGACCGGGTGATCATTAAAGCACTCCCAATGGAAGAAAAAACTAAGAGCGGAATTATAATGCCGGATACCGCTAAGGAAAAGCCACAAGAAGGCGAAGTTGTTGCTGTAGGTCCTGGTAAAATGGAAAAGGGTACTCGCCTAGCCCTTGATGTTAAAGTAAGTGATCGTGTAATTTATTCCAAATATGCAGGTACCGAAGTAAAGTACGATGGTGAAGAATACTTAATCCTGAAAGAAGCAGATATTTTAGCAATTATTGGCTAG
- a CDS encoding NYN domain-containing protein, with translation MKAIAFVDYENIWTGLLERGYELTPEELVEFIRFYCTNIQADLLAIYLYANFDREEFWRTQTTFEKTNVFTRHVFGKNNYSSTGLRHNAADLELMLEAQEILLTRAATFDLFLLLTGDGDFLSLLRKVRAWGKDVKVIGIAGSVHQSLHPYCEGDDLLQWVLNEKHEAEYHPEQDLEQGIRVLGNLQIRLPYVASTKARAALTESLGRSIPQVKEFIRYTIKEIMLIEREHSDPKLKIGKTKIYLLNLQNVTVQKALGSMCEEISERQLKLILKE, from the coding sequence TTGAAAGCCATCGCATTTGTAGATTACGAAAACATTTGGACAGGGTTACTGGAACGAGGGTATGAATTAACGCCAGAGGAGTTAGTAGAATTTATTCGGTTCTATTGCACGAATATACAGGCAGATTTATTGGCCATCTATCTTTACGCCAACTTCGACCGAGAGGAGTTTTGGAGAACACAAACGACGTTTGAGAAAACGAATGTCTTTACACGTCATGTCTTTGGAAAGAACAATTACTCTAGTACCGGACTTCGCCATAATGCCGCTGATTTGGAGTTGATGCTTGAAGCTCAGGAAATTTTGCTCACACGGGCGGCAACGTTTGACCTATTTTTGTTGCTTACGGGGGATGGAGATTTTCTTTCACTCTTAAGAAAAGTTCGAGCTTGGGGTAAGGATGTAAAGGTGATAGGAATAGCAGGAAGTGTTCATCAGTCGCTGCACCCTTATTGTGAAGGAGATGATCTTTTACAGTGGGTCCTCAATGAAAAGCACGAAGCGGAGTATCATCCAGAGCAAGATCTGGAACAAGGGATTCGAGTTTTAGGAAATCTTCAGATTCGCCTACCCTACGTTGCGTCAACAAAGGCCAGGGCCGCCTTGACGGAATCACTGGGACGATCTATTCCACAGGTAAAAGAATTTATCCGGTACACGATAAAAGAAATTATGCTCATTGAGAGAGAGCATTCAGATCCAAAACTAAAAATTGGCAAAACCAAAATATATCTGCTTAATTTGCAGAATGTTACGGTTCAGAAAGCGTTAGGATCTATGTGCGAAGAAATATCTGAGAGACAATTAAAGTTAATTTTAAAAGAATAG
- the mog gene encoding molybdopterin adenylyltransferase → MLRVGVITASDKGSRGEREDLSGPTLAKLVEGIGGEVIEYVVLPDDQTKLEETMRQWADELCLDLILTTGGTGFSMRDVTPEATLAVADRMVPGIAEVMRMESLKVTPKAMLSRAIAVLRKRTLIINMPGSPKAVRECFAAIAAAIPHGIQILKGEASECATPLKHN, encoded by the coding sequence ATGCTTCGAGTGGGAGTGATTACAGCAAGTGACAAGGGTTCGCGTGGAGAACGGGAGGATCTATCCGGCCCAACTCTTGCTAAGCTTGTTGAGGGCATCGGCGGGGAGGTTATTGAATATGTTGTGCTCCCAGACGACCAAACTAAGCTTGAAGAAACGATGCGCCAATGGGCTGATGAACTTTGCTTAGATTTGATCTTGACAACGGGTGGAACAGGATTTTCAATGCGCGATGTCACGCCAGAGGCCACGTTAGCAGTGGCAGATCGGATGGTGCCGGGTATTGCTGAAGTGATGCGGATGGAAAGCCTAAAAGTGACACCTAAGGCTATGCTAAGCAGGGCGATAGCAGTCCTTCGGAAACGAACGCTTATTATTAATATGCCAGGTAGTCCTAAAGCGGTACGTGAATGCTTCGCCGCAATTGCTGCAGCAATTCCCCATGGAATCCAAATTCTCAAGGGGGAAGCCAGTGAATGTGCAACTCCGTTAAAACATAATTAG
- a CDS encoding MOSC domain-containing protein translates to MGKIIAVCTSERKGMRKKNVGEGILKVNFGLEGDAHGGDWHRMVSLLAMESIKTMQDKGLNVGPGDFAENLTTEGIELFTLPIGTKLKIGETSVGEVTQIGKECHTKCAIFYQAGDCVMPKEGIFIRLLEGGPVRVGDSIEVMD, encoded by the coding sequence ATGGGTAAAATAATTGCTGTTTGCACAAGTGAACGAAAAGGTATGCGCAAGAAAAATGTAGGTGAAGGGATTCTAAAAGTTAACTTTGGCCTTGAAGGAGATGCCCATGGAGGGGATTGGCATCGCATGGTTAGCTTACTAGCGATGGAGAGTATCAAAACTATGCAGGATAAAGGATTAAATGTAGGACCGGGAGATTTTGCGGAGAACTTGACGACTGAAGGAATCGAATTATTCACTCTTCCTATTGGAACAAAGCTTAAGATTGGGGAAACAAGTGTTGGGGAGGTCACACAAATTGGCAAGGAGTGCCATACGAAATGCGCGATCTTTTACCAGGCTGGGGACTGTGTAATGCCGAAAGAGGGAATCTTTATTCGGTTGTTGGAAGGTGGACCTGTTCGCGTTGGAGATAGCATCGAGGTGATGGATTAA
- the moaC gene encoding cyclic pyranopterin monophosphate synthase MoaC, with protein MDLTHFDEEGRARMVDVSDKAETARIAVAHGKVLMKPDTLERIRSGQIAKGDVLAVAQVAGIMAAKQTSQLIPMCHPLAITGAKLKFKLIEPGEVEIEARVKVHGKTGVEMEALTAVSVAALTIYDMCKAIDKTMTIGEIYLVEKSGGKSGHFIR; from the coding sequence ATGGATTTAACGCATTTTGATGAAGAAGGACGCGCTCGTATGGTGGACGTCAGTGACAAGGCTGAAACAGCCCGTATCGCGGTTGCTCATGGAAAAGTGCTGATGAAGCCGGATACATTGGAGCGTATTCGATCAGGCCAAATCGCTAAAGGAGACGTATTGGCAGTGGCCCAAGTTGCGGGGATCATGGCAGCAAAGCAAACGTCTCAGTTAATTCCTATGTGTCACCCGTTGGCGATTACGGGGGCGAAACTTAAGTTCAAGCTTATTGAACCGGGTGAGGTAGAGATTGAAGCCCGTGTGAAGGTTCATGGAAAGACTGGCGTGGAGATGGAAGCCCTAACGGCTGTAAGTGTTGCAGCTTTAACAATCTATGATATGTGTAAAGCGATCGATAAAACAATGACAATCGGAGAAATCTATCTCGTGGAAAAATCGGGGGGTAAAAGTGGCCATTTTATTCGATGA
- the moaA gene encoding GTP 3',8-cyclase MoaA: protein MQDQFLRQIDYLRISVTDRCNLRCKYCMPVEGIQWMPHDSILSFEEILRLMKISIQLGFRRFRITGGEPLVRKGILDFLREGAQLPGVEDLMLTTNGMLLPEMAFDLKAAGVHRVNISLDTMDPERFRDNARGGDVSSVIQGIFRSLEAGLNPVKINVVVVRGFNTDELPNFLTLAKQYPLHIRFIELMPIGISSEHRNDFVSIQEMKELLEIQEYHPTQDITGGGPAEYFRPNGFKGSIGFISAMSRHFCGTCNRVRLTADGKLRPCLHSKHEVDLRTSLRNGSTDAMILDRFAKAIWHKPAEHHMNDEAWQGERVMSQIGG, encoded by the coding sequence ATGCAGGATCAATTTCTTAGACAAATTGACTATCTACGAATCTCAGTGACGGATCGTTGTAATTTACGCTGTAAATACTGTATGCCAGTGGAAGGAATACAGTGGATGCCACATGACTCCATTCTTTCGTTTGAAGAAATACTGCGGCTCATGAAGATAAGTATACAATTAGGATTTCGCCGTTTTCGTATAACGGGGGGAGAACCATTAGTTCGGAAAGGAATTTTAGACTTTTTACGTGAGGGAGCTCAACTTCCAGGGGTTGAGGATCTCATGCTGACAACCAACGGTATGCTACTTCCGGAAATGGCCTTCGATCTGAAAGCTGCTGGAGTACACCGCGTCAATATCAGTTTAGATACGATGGATCCGGAACGTTTTCGTGATAATGCCCGTGGGGGTGATGTATCCAGTGTAATCCAAGGGATTTTTCGTTCGCTTGAAGCGGGTCTCAATCCTGTTAAAATTAATGTGGTAGTTGTTCGTGGGTTTAATACGGACGAGTTACCGAACTTCTTGACGTTAGCTAAACAATATCCGCTTCATATTCGTTTCATCGAACTTATGCCGATTGGAATTAGTTCAGAGCATCGAAACGATTTTGTCTCCATCCAGGAAATGAAAGAACTTTTAGAAATCCAGGAATACCATCCAACACAAGACATTACTGGTGGAGGGCCTGCGGAATATTTCCGTCCAAATGGTTTTAAAGGAAGTATCGGTTTTATTAGTGCCATGAGCCGCCATTTTTGTGGTACGTGCAACCGTGTGCGATTAACAGCAGACGGAAAGCTTAGACCTTGTTTACATAGCAAACATGAAGTGGATTTGCGAACAAGTTTGCGAAATGGAAGCACGGATGCAATGATCCTCGATCGCTTTGCAAAGGCAATATGGCATAAACCAGCGGAGCATCATATGAATGACGAAGCATGGCAAGGTGAACGCGTAATGTCACAAATCGGAGGGTGA
- the fdhD gene encoding formate dehydrogenase accessory sulfurtransferase FdhD gives MPNETVTLSILKANGPLLENMEDAVVREVPLTIHYNREEIATLLCSPSQTEELTLGFLLNEGFIRVPEDVYELRHDPLDHLVWVEGKPCLLQKELMSKRFVSACCGKSRASFCFANDVLMVKPLTSNLRIPLQVAYDYAKFLQSYLPLFQETGGIHSGGVGSQGNVLLTSYDIGRHNVFDKLSGKAFQSNLNLENHVIFFSGRVSSEILLKVAKMKVPILIARGAPTDMALSQATALNITVVGFAREQRLNIYTCPERILR, from the coding sequence ATGCCAAACGAAACGGTTACCCTTTCCATTCTTAAAGCAAACGGGCCACTACTCGAAAATATGGAAGACGCAGTAGTTCGAGAAGTTCCCTTAACCATTCACTACAACCGTGAAGAGATTGCGACGCTTTTATGCTCCCCTTCCCAAACTGAAGAACTCACCCTCGGATTTTTACTGAATGAAGGATTTATCCGTGTACCTGAAGACGTCTATGAGCTGCGCCACGATCCTTTAGACCACTTGGTTTGGGTGGAAGGAAAACCATGTCTGTTGCAAAAAGAACTCATGAGCAAACGATTTGTTTCCGCCTGTTGTGGCAAAAGTAGAGCCTCCTTTTGCTTTGCAAATGATGTCCTGATGGTTAAACCGCTTACATCGAACCTACGCATACCACTCCAGGTAGCCTATGATTATGCTAAGTTTTTGCAGTCCTATCTTCCGCTCTTTCAAGAAACCGGCGGAATACACAGTGGCGGAGTGGGCTCTCAGGGCAATGTACTCCTAACAAGCTATGATATCGGCAGACATAATGTCTTTGATAAACTTAGTGGCAAGGCCTTTCAATCAAACTTAAATCTTGAAAACCATGTAATTTTCTTCAGTGGCCGAGTCTCTTCCGAAATACTACTCAAAGTTGCCAAAATGAAGGTGCCCATTCTCATTGCCCGTGGTGCACCTACGGACATGGCCCTCTCTCAAGCTACCGCTCTAAATATCACCGTTGTGGGGTTTGCCAGAGAGCAACGCCTTAATATTTATACCTGCCCTGAGCGAATTCTTCGCTGA
- a CDS encoding molybdenum cofactor guanylyltransferase yields MLNATGILLAGGKSSRMNKDKAFLELEGKPLVERSLTVLQGVFAEVLISSNKPELYAGYEVPVILDEILGRGPLEGLYQGLKAATYDKVFFVACDMPFLEVDPIRFLAKWIPEYDVVVPRLQFGLHPLHAFYHRRCLPAIKNNLEAGCLKIIDFYQACSVKYVGETELEAFSNLSDVFCNVNTPEEWTAILKRKRTLTSNDY; encoded by the coding sequence ATGTTGAACGCTACCGGGATTTTATTAGCCGGTGGGAAAAGCTCACGAATGAATAAAGATAAGGCCTTCCTTGAACTGGAGGGCAAGCCTTTAGTGGAGCGGAGTTTAACTGTCTTACAAGGAGTATTTGCAGAAGTTTTGATTAGCAGCAATAAGCCTGAACTGTATGCAGGCTATGAAGTACCGGTCATTTTAGATGAGATTCTTGGCCGAGGCCCTTTAGAAGGTCTTTATCAGGGTTTAAAAGCGGCGACCTATGATAAGGTTTTTTTCGTGGCCTGTGATATGCCATTTTTAGAAGTAGATCCCATCCGCTTTTTGGCAAAATGGATTCCGGAGTATGATGTTGTTGTTCCACGGCTTCAATTCGGCCTCCACCCACTACACGCCTTTTATCATCGACGTTGCCTTCCCGCAATCAAAAATAATCTCGAGGCAGGTTGCCTCAAGATTATTGATTTTTATCAAGCTTGTTCAGTGAAATATGTGGGAGAAACGGAACTAGAAGCCTTTTCAAATTTGAGCGACGTCTTCTGTAACGTGAATACACCTGAAGAATGGACTGCTATCCTTAAACGAAAAAGGACACTTACATCAAATGACTATTAA
- the thiC gene encoding phosphomethylpyrimidine synthase ThiC — MSTQMEQAKNGVITAAMQTVAAKEGLTAEEIRLRVAAGSIVIPANHNHTSLSPEGVGLGLKTKINVNLGISPDCANLDSELAKVRMALDMKAEAIMDLSNYGKTVEFRHRLIEMSPAMIGSVPMYDALGYLDKKLEDITPQEFLAVVAQHARDGVDFVTIHAGINQETAQHFRQTSRVTNIVSRGGSLLYAWMELTGKENPFYEYFDDLLDICAEYDVTLSLGDACRPGSIGDATDGAQISELIVLGELTQKAWKRNVQVMIEGPGHVPLNEVVANVQIAKKLCHGAPFYILGPLVTDVAPGYDHITSAIGGALAASAGADFLCYVTPAEHLRLPTLDDVREGIVAAKIAAHAGDIAKGVPGAAAWDREMSEARQALDWTKMFDLALDREKPERYRKESAPEHQDSCTMCGEMCSMRLMNRIMDK; from the coding sequence ATGAGTACACAGATGGAACAAGCCAAAAACGGGGTCATCACAGCGGCAATGCAAACAGTCGCCGCGAAAGAAGGGCTGACGGCTGAGGAAATTAGACTTCGAGTAGCGGCGGGCAGTATTGTCATCCCAGCTAACCACAATCACACCTCTTTAAGTCCGGAGGGTGTTGGCTTGGGACTGAAGACAAAGATTAATGTCAATTTGGGTATCTCCCCAGATTGTGCCAACCTCGACAGTGAACTGGCCAAAGTACGCATGGCTCTGGACATGAAAGCTGAAGCGATTATGGATCTCAGCAACTACGGTAAAACCGTTGAATTTCGCCACCGGCTCATCGAAATGTCCCCAGCTATGATCGGTTCGGTTCCTATGTATGATGCCCTTGGTTACTTGGACAAAAAATTGGAAGACATTACACCCCAAGAGTTCTTAGCTGTGGTAGCACAGCACGCCCGAGACGGTGTAGATTTTGTAACAATCCACGCCGGCATCAACCAAGAAACCGCCCAGCACTTCCGACAGACCTCCCGCGTCACCAACATTGTCTCCCGGGGTGGTTCCCTACTGTATGCCTGGATGGAATTAACCGGGAAGGAAAACCCTTTTTATGAGTATTTTGATGATCTTCTAGATATATGCGCAGAATACGACGTTACCTTGAGCCTAGGGGATGCTTGCCGTCCTGGTAGTATCGGGGATGCTACAGACGGAGCTCAAATTTCCGAATTGATTGTCCTTGGAGAACTAACTCAGAAGGCTTGGAAACGCAATGTTCAAGTCATGATTGAAGGACCTGGCCACGTTCCCTTGAACGAAGTTGTAGCAAATGTCCAGATAGCGAAAAAGCTATGCCACGGTGCACCCTTTTATATCTTGGGACCGTTGGTCACGGATGTTGCGCCAGGTTACGATCACATCACCAGTGCTATAGGTGGAGCTTTAGCCGCCTCCGCAGGAGCGGATTTCCTCTGCTATGTGACACCAGCTGAGCACCTTCGTCTACCTACTTTGGACGACGTGCGTGAAGGGATCGTAGCGGCCAAGATTGCAGCTCATGCCGGAGATATCGCCAAAGGAGTACCCGGCGCTGCAGCATGGGATCGAGAGATGAGCGAGGCTAGGCAGGCTTTGGATTGGACAAAAATGTTTGACCTAGCCTTGGACCGGGAAAAACCGGAGCGTTATCGTAAAGAGTCCGCCCCCGAGCACCAAGACAGCTGCACCATGTGCGGAGAAATGTGTTCGATGCGCCTCATGAACCGCATTATGGACAAATAA